DNA from Bos javanicus breed banteng chromosome 1, ARS-OSU_banteng_1.0, whole genome shotgun sequence:
GACCCACCACAATGCCCAGAACAATAACCCAGTCCCAGTTCAGCTGTCTCAGAAAACTCTAGTTCCCTCACTGCTAACTTCCAGTTGACTGGTTTTTGCTAAGTGTACCTACACACAGTCCAGACCCACACACAGTCCAGATTGAGTAAACTGTTCCTGTAAGAACATTCTCAATGTTTCTGCTTTAACCATCCAGAAAAGCCAAATTAGACAAGAGACTGAGtgcttaaaactcagcaatagCAGAATTCTGTGAAGCACACTCTCTCAGCCTCACTCGAACCAAGCCTGGCAAACTATTTGTAAAGATGCACCCAGGTAAGTCAAACTCACACCAAGCACAGGAGAGAAAATGCTCTGAAAATACTTAGGGAATCTAGAACTGAATTCACAACTGGTACTGCTCATGGTTCTTTCAGAAAAGATGGAGTCATCAAAAAGATGGAAATCCAAGGTACTAATGCCTTATTAAGGATCAGTAAAAATAAGATACTACACACATATTGCTAAATTTCCCAAGTGTGAGATATAACTAGTAAAGTGTCTTTTTTTGTTAAACCTGAAATTAAGGTTAGAGTAAGATGCTAATATAATAAAGAACACagacggtatggacctaacagaagcagaagatactaggaagaggtggcaaaaccacaaaagaatgatataaaaaagatgcttaatgacccagataaccacaatggtgtgatcacccagaGAGCCAAACACCCtagaatacaaagtcaagtgggtcttaggaagcatcactaggaacaaagctagtggaggtgatagaattccaattgaactatttcaaatcctaaaggatgatgctgtgaaagtgctgcactcaacatgccagcaaatttgcaaaagtcagcagtggccataggactggaaaaggtcagttttcattccaatcccaaagagaggcaatgccaaagaatgctcaaactaccacacaactgcactcatctcacacgctagtggacttccctggtggctcagacggtaaagtgtctgcctacaatgcatgagacttgatttcaatccctgggtcagaaagatcctctggagaaggaagtggcaacccactccagtattcttgcctggaaaatcccatggatggaggagcctgataggctacagtctgtggggtcacaaaaagtggcacacaactgagcgacttcactttactttcactttcacacactagcaaagtaatgctcaaaattatccaagcaaggcttcaacagtacatgaactgagaacttccagatgttcaagcaggatttagaaaaaacCTGAGAAGAACCCGAAAAGAACCcaaaatcaaactgccaacatctgttggatcacagaaaaagcaaggcagttccagaaaaacatctgctttattgactacaacaaagcctttgcgtggatgacaacaaactggaaaattcttcaggagatgggaataccagaccaccttacctctctcctgagaaatctgtatgcaggtcaagaagcaactggacatggaacaatggactggttcaaaactgggaaaggagtacatcaagactgtatactgtcaccctgcttacttaacttatatatacagagtatgtcatgtgaaatgccgggctggatgaagcagaagctggaatcaagattgctgggagaaatatcaataacctcagaggcagatgacacgacccttatggcagaaagtaaaaaagaactaaagagcctcttgatgaaagtgaaaggagactgaaaaagctggcttaaaactcaacattcagaaaagtaagatcatagcatccggtcccatcacttcatggcaaatagatgggcaaatagtggcaacagtggctgactttattttgggggctccaaaaatcactgcagatgatgactggactcatgaaattaaaagacagttgctccttggaagaaaagctatgaccaacctaaacagcatattaaaaagcagaaacattactttgccaacaaaggtccgtctagtcaaggctatggtttttcctgtggtcatgtatggatgtgagagttggaccataaagaaagctgagcgccgaagaattgatgcttttgaactgtggtgttggagaagactcttgaaaggcccttgggctgcaaggagatccaaccagtccatcataaagagATCagacctgagtgttcattggaaggagtgatgctgaagaggaaattccaatactttggccacttgatacaaagaactgactcaatggaaaagaccctgatgctgggaaagattgaaggcaggaggagaaggggatgacagaggatgagatggttggatggcatcaccgactcaatggacatgagtttgggcaaagtccgggagttggtgatggacagggaggcctggtgtgctgcagtccatggggtcgcaaagagtcggacacaactgagcgactgaactgaactgatatctaaaAAGAGCAGCATGTAGTAAGACTGAGGAGGGACTGTGCCTAAATTTCTCTTCCAACTTGACATTATCTTCATCAAACCCTTTTGTGTTACCCATATGTATActgttttggcttcccaggtggctcagtggtaaacaatccacctgctaatgtaggagtcaggagactcagtttcaatccctggggtgggaagatgccgtggaggaggaaatggcaacccactccagtattcttgccagaataagtctatggacagaggaccctgatgggctacagtctacagacccctgatggggtcacaaaaagtcagataagactgagcaattgagcatgcacacgtACTGTTTTACTTTCCTACCTCTTTGAAGTCAGAACTaagaataacagaaaacaaaaaccacacacacacacttaatgtGTAGAGACCATAACAAATAAAGCAGGTATTACATATCTGAAACAAAGTTTTTGTAAGAAAACAAGGGGTACCTGCTGAAATCTCTTGAAATGAAGAGTGAGAACTGGAGGAGCAAGAGAAATTAGCATCTGCTTCTTAGCATTGGTGTAAATATGCTTCCTTTCGCCTATACAAAGAATCAAATGTTAGCAGTGTGAGTATCATTTTAGACTTCTTTAGCATTCTTCACCTGctataaaatcatttcaaaacatttaaatCAAAGATTAGTGAGCTTTCTGGAAAGaaccaaatagtaaatattttaggtttttggACTAAGAAGCAAAAATCAAggatattttacatgtattaatacaTGAGAGAAAATTTCCACAACTTTTTACTATTATAAAGTAATTGAGTACAATTGCAGTCTACTGAAAAGAATAGACTTATTTTTGGAGAGGTAATTAATTGGAGTTCTAAGTTAATGTTTTCTATCATAAAATCATTTTCCAATgttctataaaaaatatttttagctcaGAGATCACAAAAAAAACAAGAGGTGAGCCAAGTTTAGAATACAAACCATAGTCCACTGACACCAGCACTAAAGCAAACAGAAATGCTATAAAATCAACACGATTCActgtttgtaaataaataaaaataacacagaaagaCTTGTCAAGTGTTTCAACAATTCAATTGAGAATCCTTAGGCATCTATGGTCCCTCCCTATCCTACCTACccaatttataaaaacaaaataaaaaggtgggGGCTGGGATAGGAGAGGAATTACTAGtatctttctgtctgtctctgaaGCAGCCTGTAAGGAAGCACTGCGCCCCAGGACCGTGCACTGGGATGTCACCACACTCAAGAGTTCAGGTGTGTTTTCCTGGGCGCAGGGGCCTGAGAGCCATCACAATGAGGGGAAGCCGAGGACACACAGAAACAGCCCCAGGTGAGGGGTCTGTGAGATGCCTTAGCGGGACGCCTTCCTCACAGGGAGCGCCTGCTGGCAGAGTGCGGACTGCCCCACCCAACTGCTGGGACAGCCAGTGAACTCCGCTTACCCACCCTTCTGTGAAAATGTTTACACAGGAAAGGGCTTAGTGACTCCATCCAAATCCTGACACAATTAAAACAGGAACAGTCTACTGATGCAGTGCAAACTGTTCCCCTGAACATTAACTTTACTTTCTGTGAAAGCATCTAAATACCTTTCATATTTGCCTTTGGTCCACTGTATTGTCTCCGCGTGCACACTTCACAAAGCAGTTTATTAGCATCCCGAAGTTTCTCGTTTCGAGTGAACTGATACAAACAATGTTGGACTGAACACTCATCGGTGTTGAAAGCCTCCCTATTTGCAAGCGTACAGAAAGCAGTCTCTGGATCTTCGTTTACAACCTCATATACCTTCGTCCCGGGAGTAGGATCGTCATCCAGAATCTCTATATTTATTTCGTCAGGTTGCAGAGCAGCATTCAAGTTAAGGTTCTCAAAACCACTGGAAATGTCCACTTCTCCATTGCTCCCTTCCTTCAGGTAGGCACCGTTTAAATTCCTAGGACATTCAGTGGCAGACGATGCCAAAACCTCCAGATCATTATCCACACTGACATTTTTCATAGCTGCTTCCTCTATGGATTTTTGATTGTCAGTTAtactttctatcattttttcATGGCCGTTCAAATCTTTCTGATTAACACAATATTCTTTAGGTGCAACTTCCTCTTGTGAGATATGGTTGGATTTAATATCTGCTTCTCTCTGAAGTGACATTTCAACTTCACATTCATTATCTTCAGGATGGTCAATGGCATAAACATCATTTAAATGAAGAACTTTCCCTTGAATTTTCTGTTGTCTTCGTTGGTTCTGTGTAAAAagtacaaaacattaaaaaagagagggagataaAAAGCATACATGTACCACATTAGATTTCTTATTtatcaatcaaaaataaataataaggaagAGTTCACTCCCAGAAAAGTTCCTTTACTGTCAGAGATTAAATAATTATGAAGAAAAGTTCTTTGAAAGGAGGGGTAAACCATCaccaatattcaaaaaactgtcACACAGGGGCAAATAAAAATGGGCACGATTTAGACAGAGCAGTCTAGATCTAGACAGAGCAGCGAGGCTGCTGAACCCAAGCAGCCATGTGTGAAGGCGGGGGGCGAGTGACGACACATACATCATGAAGGGATGTATCCATGTGAGTTATAATTACACAATCAAGGCTTcacttaagagagaaaaaaaaaaaacaaaactgaaaactcAAGGACAAGCAGAGGGATGGAGGATaaaattccaggaaacaaacagccccaaatcagagaagaagaaaggaaacgaCACGTACAGAGGACACTTAAATCACTACCCACTTAACCACCTTCTTTGCTGTTTGCTGCCTCTGTCCCAGCATGGGGGTGTGGGGTTGGTGCGGGTAGGGTTTCACTGAGATTCCTGTTACTGGAATGGCTGAAGACTCAAAGGGTTAGCACGTGAGCTGTCATAAAAGGACAGTCCCATGAGGCTAATTTGTAATACCAGAAAGTTAAAGGGCCACATCCAGGGCCCTGGACACAAACATTTTCTGAGacacttcagttaaaaatagttacacatgaaagaaaaatgaagaaaggagaTGAGCGAATACTTCAAAGGAACAGAAACACAAATGGCCCTTACATAAAAATATGCTtaacttcactttcatatgttGCTGGTGGGAACATAAGTTGGTACAGCTTTTGTGGAGGGCAATTATTTTAGCAAAACTACAAATACAATCCCTCTTCTCAAAATATACCCTACAGATGACATATGTATAGGGTTATTCACAGAAGCACTGGCCATTATAGCAAAAGAGTATAGCTGTTTGTACATctaaatcaataaagaaatggTTAGATGAACTATAGCACATCTTTTAAGAGTACatcttttaaactatattttgtagaaggctgagtgctgaagaatcgatgcttttgaactgtggtgttggagaagactcttgagagtcccttggactgcaagatcaaaccagtcaatcctaaaggaaatcaaccctgaattttaactggaaggactcatgctgatgataaagcttcaatactttggctacctgatgcaaacagccaattcattggaaaagaccctgatgctgggaaagattgaaggcgggagaaggagatgacagaggatgagatggttggatggcatcactgattcaatggacgtgagtttgagtaaactccaggagatagtgaaggacagggaagcctagcgtgctgcagtccgtggggttgcaaagagttggacatgattgagtgactgaacaacatttacTACTCAAACAGAATTctacataactttttaaaaagaaatttattggcatatagtagCTTTATAATGTTGGGTTAGTTTTAAtcctacagcaaagtgaatcagctatacatacatctcttttttctggatttccttcctatttaggtcaccacagagcatcaaGTAGAGTTTCTTTAtatgattgtttaaaaaaaagaatctttgagTCCTGAAACATGAAGAAATGTAAAGATCTCCAAGAATCtaattaagtagaaaaaaaaaggaccagAACAGtgtgcataatttttaaaaccaggAAAACACAAGACCACATATTTGTACTTGATTGTATTTTCCCAAAACATCTCCAGCACAAATAAGACACTAATGAGAGTAATATTATATCATACAAGGAGGAAGACCTTTATTGTAcacctttatatatttttaaatgttaatgtattagaaacttaaaaaattcttgaataaatttttttaaatcataacaaGTAATgcagtttttttatatatatattttttaatttttaatttaattttatttttaaactgcagtttttttttaaagcacaacattTTCTTCACATATTCTCAAAGAAATTTCACTGCAGAGAATATCACATGAGCTAATTCTATAACTGCCAAATcgagtaaaagtgaaagtcacgtcatgtctgactgtgatcccatggactacagcctgccaggctcctctgtccatgggattctccaggccagaatactggagtgggttgccatgccctcctccaaggatcttcccaacccaggtctcccaaattgcaggcagattctgagacaacagggaagcctgtcaaaTTAAAGTGCTGTACATAAAATAACAGACATGTCTACCACTGTCATTCAGACTTCAAACTCAATAGTCTAAAAGTTAAAATTAGACAAGGATGGTTTTCCTCCTAATTACCCACCTTGGCTTGCTTCTTGGCttgcttctttgcttttttctgcAAGTGCTTACTTGTTCCTGAAGGAATATCGTTTCTCTCCTTTAAGTAACTATcattatctttttcttcctcGCTATCTTTATCTTCATCTTCCAttgtctttttcagatttttatcatttatacTTTTCTTACCACTCTTAAAATATGGAGAGAATATGGACCAAAAATCAAACTTTATTACTGCTTGTAAAGAGATTTCATGTTACCTAAACAGTTTTCTATTCCTAATTTACAccagatttatttttcatactgtttggAAACATATCCAGGACAAAATTCATTCATCTGAGACACTAGAAAACAATCTTCACATActgagaaaacaagcaaacaaacaaaatggtaaaaaaaGGCAATTTAACATGTGAGTGTAATAGAAAGGAATACAGTGAGTTGTAATAGATACATGCTGTACCATGCTGTAATTACGTCTATTTCTAAATGCACTTTCTGTTGGTAAGTGATTTACAAGTTCAACTACAGGTattcctttctattcttttcttctcatGCAAGCGacagttttaaagaaaagaaaaaatagagtatGTTTGGTAAGACATAGTAAATTTGGTAATCACTTAGTAACAGTGATTTAAAGGGACCCCCCAATTCATATTAAGTCGAATAATGATTTATCCAATACTCATAATGTTATTTTTTCCCCTACTATTACTTGATAAGAACTAAATTTATATGGCTTACTCTGTTAATATTTATGAACTTAAACTTTAAGGGATTTGTGGTTAgtcttaaataatgaaaataataatgacttatatgaaataaatacttCCCTATATATAAACTAACCAAGTTAGTCATCCATAAACAATTCAAAACATAGTCTTtaaaatgcacatatatacacacacataaaaaatatatatatacacaaatacatatatttattcattatctTTTCAAATCTTTAAAACTCTTCTATCTCACATATATTAAGAAAACTTTTTCCATGCAAGGCCTAGTAAAGCACCAACTTGGAAACGGTAACAAGCCCTCCCTCACAAAATTTAGCTCAGGAAAGAAAACGATCTACTTACATAAAATAAACTCAATAATCTTACCTGATCATCTAAAACCGGTAGAGACAAATCAAGGAAAGATTCATGAACCAAGGAGACCTTAACCAaccaaaaaagaagatgaaaaaaggaggaaaagattCACTTTAAACATCATATAGTAAAATCTTGGGGAGGGgagctaaattttaaaataaaggcttaagaatatgaaaaactaCACAGTGTTGAGGAATTTGGGTTAggtataagaaattaaaatattacacTAACTTCTTCCTGATTTAAGGAATGTTCATAGTTCTAGCAAAAAACTATGCATACTTAGTTCAAAAAGAGTATCTTACAAAACTAACCAGATGTTTCTGTTTCCAAAAGAAACAACTCATGAACTCCATTAATATGCATAAATCCAGTCTGCACTGCATCTACTTACAGTTCTGCATTCATCACACATGATTGTACTCGTCAGCTCACCACCAAATATTCGGTCCACAAAACTTGgtactgattttttcttttcatactctataaggggaaaaaaggctATCAATTACCTGTACACAATTAATGAAGTAAGATGAAACTACTTACTTACCTATCTAaccctgaaattttatttttaatttcctattgACTTGTTTTTCTCTACTCATAAttaccataattttattttatactatagTCAGCAGAATGTACTCCAGCATTCTAAGCAGGATACAATTTAACACatcttgcacacacacaaaaaattcttATCTAGGGTCTAGTCAGTGCAAAATGAATTGTGCAAGTCAGTGAGACTTTCTGTGCATCAATATTTTAACTATCAAAAGTAAAATGAGCAGACTGGGCTACACAGGATAATAATTTAGCTCACTTCTAGCTCTAGTATTCTAACACTGCCAGCAAATTTGAGAGTAACTTGCTTTGTGAACTTCattcaaaatcaaaacaaaaacgaAAAGCCCTTAGGAAAGTATTTCAGACAaaatcctccttttctttctctatgtcCCCAGAAACAACCTTGGTAAGCTTAGCATAAGATGATGGAATTTTACTACCTAGTCATCCAATTTTCTAACTACATGAAATGTATAAGCCTTGTTCAAACGACATGTGTCATTTATACAGAAACACATTTTATGACAGACAGTTGAGCAGGCTAGATTCTCTCCATTAATGGCCAGGCCAGCAACAAGGGCCCTGAGGAGGCAAACAGTTGCTCTGTGTAGATTCCAAGCTGTGCTTCACAATTCAGTAGTTGCTAGTCATTGGAGCCATTTAAACTGgttaaaatcaaatgaaaataaaaattcagctcCTTTTGCACCAGtcacatttcaagggctcaacTGTCACATATGGCTACTGTATCAGACAGCAGAAATACTGAAGTAATCCATCATCAGACAGTTCTACTCAACAAACCTTTCCTAAATCATTAAATGTTACACAATGATAAGAATAAAGTCAGCTCCGTGATTAATAAACCAGCTGACAACTAGCAAAGACAAGTGTAAATCACTAAAAATTAAAGTCTAAGCTTTTGAGgcaattctctggcagtccagtggttaggacttggacccctggctttcactgctgagacctgggttcagttcctggttggagaactaagatcccttgAACCACGTGGCggggccaaataaataaagtctaagcttttaaaaaataaaattgggatGTCATCTTATCATCTTAGCTCTATGTTTATAAATTTTACCATAATACTACATAAAAAGAATACACCTAGGTTAAATTCTCCTATTTACCTTTGGAgtactgaataatttttttaaatcaacagagataaagaacaatattttttttaaatcaacagagATAAAGAACAATTATACACTAATAACTGTGGATTTGAAATACATGTGTCAGCAATCCTGTTTTAATGTACACAGGATTTCAACTATACTGTTTTAGTTCAAGAAGTCAGACATTacctttaactttatttttcagttcttcatCCACTTTTTCAGTAGAATTATCAAATGCTTTAAGAATTCCTTTACTCACTctctaaaagtaataaaataaatatatatactattaaaTATAGTTATTTTCCTTAGAAATATGTAATCAAGTAAAGAAAATGATCAAACATTGGCACCCCAAAATTACCAAATaaaaattggtatttttaaaatcacattttcaaaattaattccaGGAGctaaaaagaaatatactttaaaaaacaataactaACCCTTGAGCAAAGGCACTGTATTATAATTTCAAGATTTTAACCTACTCTAACCAAAGCTTCTCAGAACATGCCCACCTCCTTTGAAAAAGACCACTGAAATATCATGTTCTAGAAGCAgagtgcacgtgtgctcagttgctaagctgtgtccgactctttgtgaatccatggattacagactgccagactcctctgtccatggggtttcccatgCTAGAATACTTGTGCAAAATTCCCATGCCAAATTTTgtcatcttccagacccagggatcaaacctgcatctcttgcctctcctgcattggcaggcggattcctgaGCCACCTGAAATCCCAGAAGCAAAGAACTATAGGGACAGACTCCAGTGCTCTAAGCCCAGCTCCATCACTACTGGGTGACCCTGAACCAGGCAATGAACTTCTAGATATCCTAGCTTCATATGGAGTGAGAAAAATGACAGTAGCATGTACCTCACAGAATGGCTGTAAGGACTGAGTAGGGTAATTCATAAAATACTGAGAACAGTGCTtaacaaaacataaaagcaaaataagtaTCGTTATCGCTGTTATTACTATTACTAATTATATCTACACACACCCTCCCCAAAATTACTTTACATACTGGCAACTAACAAAAATTTTACAACGCAACAAATGCTCCCTGActcttacaaaataaaaatacttcccAGAATAAAAAGAGTGTTAAATCACACTCAGAGTAAGAGTAAGGCTGCACTGCAACTGGGAATCGTCTGGGGAGGAATATTTTCCATACCTGTATCtctcctgacaggctacaatgtCAACCCTTAGAGAACAATAATGTTGCAAACAGCGAGCAAAATAAAGCGTCATGAAAAGAATCATTTTTAATTcccttcattcatttaataattaaaatatactagccaaaaaaagaaaagaagaaaaataaataaataagcaaagaaaatacactggttgAAAGGctggtgaagaaaaaaaattttaatataatggcCTCAACAACTAGTTTTCATTGCTCTAATAACCCTTAAAACATCAAATGACAGACAAGTTAATGAAGATGAGATTACAAAATACACTCATCAAAATGTGCTAACCTGATGTTCTTCTGCTCTCATTCCATCCAATAAATAGCGAAGCAGCTCCTGACTGTCCTGTTGCTGGTAGCCTTTAAATCGCACTGCTCtacagggaagaaagaaaaactatggtGAGTCCActaaaatgaaactattttttataaaatcttaGGATCATATCCCAAATTTTGGCATGTTCCAGTTTCTCAAAATTTTTGTTTAGTCCAACAACACTCCTGGCAGATTTAATTTTCACACaaagtatatgttttttaaacCATGCTTTAATATTATCTACTGAATTCACTCTAATCCtattaatttttcatattatttcccaGCTTCTTACTGATGCACTGAAAGCACAATCAATATGGATACTCACTTTTTACAGACCTGAGAAAAGAGTTCTCTAGGTGTCACGATTCCCTTTTTGGTCTCTTGCATCTCGTTAAGAAACTGGCTCATGGCTAACGTAAGAGGGCCTGGTGGCTCAAGATTTATTTCTAAGGGTTCCTGAATATGGgaataaaaattactttcttcagtcaaattttagaattgtttatCAAGATGTAACTCGTCAACCTATATTCCTATGTTCCTAATAGAGCTGTTCCAATTAAAAGTTCAAAATGTACATCAAAAGATGGAGAACTTTTTAGTCCTAAACTATTTTGATAAAGAATTCAGTTTTACTGTTTTATCTTATCAGGAACTTACTGCCTAGGAACTGAAAGAGCTAaatcaaaatgtaaataataaaaatggagaTGGTAAAACTCATTTCGCTACACAGCATATCAGTCACCGTAAAAGAAGTTCAAAATGATAATGCGTGCTCAGAGCTTCATACGCAGCATTCCCCAGAAGGAAGCCAAACACTCAGCACAGCAGAAGGGCTTTCAGGAGCAAACACATGTAAAGGCCCCTCATAAATATCCATTAGCCTGAAAATTTAACTTGGtaacttaaaacaaacaaaaaaggtgaAAACGAGCAGcagttcttaaaaataatttaaaatgctgctactcagagaggaaaagaaaaaaacaaaattttaaagtacataCTGTTAGTGCCAAATCAGGTGGTTCAATTTTTACAATTGTTCCggacatttttacttcttttaataGTTCTCTAAGCACTGGTGTTTG
Protein-coding regions in this window:
- the USP16 gene encoding ubiquitin carboxyl-terminal hydrolase 16 isoform X1 — protein: MGKKRTKGKTVPIDDSSESLEPVCRHIRKGLEQGNLKKALVNVEWNICQDCKTDNKVKDKSEEETEENPSVWLCLKCGHQGCGRNSQEQHALKHYMKPRSEPHCLVLSLDNWSVWCYLCDDEVQYCNSNRLGQVVDYVRKQAGSTTPESAAEDNGNIELENKKLEKESKNEQEREKKENMARENPSMNSTSQMTVKGLSNLGNTCFFNAVMQNLSQTPVLRELLKEVKMSGTIVKIEPPDLALTEPLEINLEPPGPLTLAMSQFLNEMQETKKGIVTPRELFSQVCKKAVRFKGYQQQDSQELLRYLLDGMRAEEHQRVSKGILKAFDNSTEKVDEELKNKVKEYEKKKSVPSFVDRIFGGELTSTIMCDECRTVSLVHESFLDLSLPVLDDQSGKKSINDKNLKKTMEDEDKDSEEEKDNDSYLKERNDIPSGTSKHLQKKAKKQAKKQAKNQRRQQKIQGKVLHLNDVYAIDHPEDNECEVEMSLQREADIKSNHISQEEVAPKEYCVNQKDLNGHEKMIESITDNQKSIEEAAMKNVSVDNDLEVLASSATECPRNLNGAYLKEGSNGEVDISSGFENLNLNAALQPDEINIEILDDDPTPGTKVYEVVNEDPETAFCTLANREAFNTDECSVQHCLYQFTRNEKLRDANKLLCEVCTRRQYSGPKANMKGERKHIYTNAKKQMLISLAPPVLTLHFKRFQQAGFNLRKVNKHIKFPEILDLAPFCTLKCKNVAEEHTRVLYSLYGVVEHSGTMRSGHYTAYAKTRTANTHLSNLVLHGDIPQDFEMESTKGQWFHISDTHVQAVPTTKVLNSQAYLLFYERIL
- the USP16 gene encoding ubiquitin carboxyl-terminal hydrolase 16 isoform X2; its protein translation is MGKKRTKGKTVPIDDSSESLEPVCRHIRKGLEQGNLKKALVNVEWNICQDCKTDNKVKDKSEEETEENPSVWLCLKCGHQGCGRNSQEQHALKHYMKPRSEPHCLVLSLDNWSVWCYLCDDEVQYCNSNRLGQVVDYVRKQAGSTTPESAEDNGNIELENKKLEKESKNEQEREKKENMARENPSMNSTSQMTVKGLSNLGNTCFFNAVMQNLSQTPVLRELLKEVKMSGTIVKIEPPDLALTEPLEINLEPPGPLTLAMSQFLNEMQETKKGIVTPRELFSQVCKKAVRFKGYQQQDSQELLRYLLDGMRAEEHQRVSKGILKAFDNSTEKVDEELKNKVKEYEKKKSVPSFVDRIFGGELTSTIMCDECRTVSLVHESFLDLSLPVLDDQSGKKSINDKNLKKTMEDEDKDSEEEKDNDSYLKERNDIPSGTSKHLQKKAKKQAKKQAKNQRRQQKIQGKVLHLNDVYAIDHPEDNECEVEMSLQREADIKSNHISQEEVAPKEYCVNQKDLNGHEKMIESITDNQKSIEEAAMKNVSVDNDLEVLASSATECPRNLNGAYLKEGSNGEVDISSGFENLNLNAALQPDEINIEILDDDPTPGTKVYEVVNEDPETAFCTLANREAFNTDECSVQHCLYQFTRNEKLRDANKLLCEVCTRRQYSGPKANMKGERKHIYTNAKKQMLISLAPPVLTLHFKRFQQAGFNLRKVNKHIKFPEILDLAPFCTLKCKNVAEEHTRVLYSLYGVVEHSGTMRSGHYTAYAKTRTANTHLSNLVLHGDIPQDFEMESTKGQWFHISDTHVQAVPTTKVLNSQAYLLFYERIL
- the USP16 gene encoding ubiquitin carboxyl-terminal hydrolase 16 isoform X3 — encoded protein: MKPRSEPHCLVLSLDNWSVWCYLCDDEVQYCNSNRLGQVVDYVRKQAGSTTPESAEDNGNIELENKKLEKESKNEQEREKKENMARENPSMNSTSQMTVKGLSNLGNTCFFNAVMQNLSQTPVLRELLKEVKMSGTIVKIEPPDLALTEPLEINLEPPGPLTLAMSQFLNEMQETKKGIVTPRELFSQVCKKAVRFKGYQQQDSQELLRYLLDGMRAEEHQRVSKGILKAFDNSTEKVDEELKNKVKEYEKKKSVPSFVDRIFGGELTSTIMCDECRTVSLVHESFLDLSLPVLDDQSGKKSINDKNLKKTMEDEDKDSEEEKDNDSYLKERNDIPSGTSKHLQKKAKKQAKKQAKNQRRQQKIQGKVLHLNDVYAIDHPEDNECEVEMSLQREADIKSNHISQEEVAPKEYCVNQKDLNGHEKMIESITDNQKSIEEAAMKNVSVDNDLEVLASSATECPRNLNGAYLKEGSNGEVDISSGFENLNLNAALQPDEINIEILDDDPTPGTKVYEVVNEDPETAFCTLANREAFNTDECSVQHCLYQFTRNEKLRDANKLLCEVCTRRQYSGPKANMKGERKHIYTNAKKQMLISLAPPVLTLHFKRFQQAGFNLRKVNKHIKFPEILDLAPFCTLKCKNVAEEHTRVLYSLYGVVEHSGTMRSGHYTAYAKTRTANTHLSNLVLHGDIPQDFEMESTKGQWFHISDTHVQAVPTTKVLNSQAYLLFYERIL